In Arthrobacter sp. B3I4, the following proteins share a genomic window:
- the ftsX gene encoding permease-like cell division protein FtsX: protein MRLAFILGEIGSGLRRNLSMVVSVILVTFVSLTFVGAAGMLQLQINQMKGYWYDKVQVAIFLCSDGSTAPGCATGPATPEQQENLRKLLQSPSVAQYVNDYQFESKDDAYKHFKEQFSNSPIVDSVTPDQLPASFRINLKDPEKYQVISENFSSQAGVESVIDQRQLLERLFSAMNAASLVAVSIAGVMIICAILLIATTIRLSAFSRRRETGIMRLVGASKMVIQLPFILEGVIAAVIGAALASGTLWAVAHFFLGQFLSKQYPDTAFISPGQTLILVPALVGLGILLAGVSSLLTLRRYLRV from the coding sequence GTGAGACTGGCCTTTATCCTCGGCGAGATCGGCAGCGGCCTGCGCCGCAACCTGTCCATGGTGGTCTCCGTCATCCTCGTCACCTTCGTCTCGCTGACCTTCGTCGGTGCCGCCGGCATGCTGCAGCTGCAGATCAACCAGATGAAGGGCTACTGGTACGACAAGGTCCAGGTCGCCATCTTCCTCTGCAGCGACGGTTCGACGGCGCCCGGCTGCGCGACGGGACCGGCGACGCCGGAGCAACAGGAGAACCTGCGCAAGCTCCTGCAGTCCCCGTCCGTGGCCCAGTACGTCAACGATTACCAGTTCGAATCAAAAGACGACGCCTACAAGCACTTCAAGGAACAGTTCTCCAACTCACCGATCGTGGACTCGGTCACCCCGGACCAGCTGCCGGCCTCCTTCCGGATCAACCTCAAGGACCCGGAAAAGTATCAGGTCATCAGCGAGAACTTCTCCTCGCAGGCAGGCGTGGAATCGGTCATCGACCAGCGCCAGCTGCTGGAGCGGCTCTTCTCCGCGATGAACGCCGCCTCCCTCGTGGCGGTCAGCATTGCCGGGGTGATGATCATCTGCGCCATCCTGCTGATCGCCACGACGATCCGTCTCTCGGCCTTCAGCCGCCGGCGGGAAACCGGGATCATGCGTCTGGTGGGTGCGTCCAAGATGGTGATCCAGTTGCCCTTTATCCTTGAGGGCGTCATCGCGGCCGTGATCGGTGCCGCCCTGGCCTCCGGCACGTTGTGGGCCGTGGCCCATTTCTTCCTCGGCCAGTTCCTTTCCAAGCAGTATCCGGATACTGCGTTCATTTCCCCCGGTCAGACCCTGATCCTGGTGCCGGCCCTTGTCGGGCTGGGCATCCTGCTCGCCGGGGTATCATCACTCCTGACCCTCCGCCGTTACTTGAGGGTTTAG
- a CDS encoding type II secretion system F family protein: MSALMASAVACGAVLGGGLWLFLVRLPFLRPTSFTERIAPQLRSHSLESRLLRAAPGNLTPFGPLERILRPVVQDWLRALGRLNPGSAALNRRLARAGSSKSSVDFRAEQLLWAAGGLVAAGVLVLLGGAAGRLNPLFSLLIVLGAGLAGFLLRDYMLGAQVKKREARMMAEFPSVAELMALAVSAGESAAAALDRVCRRTHGELSKEFSRVLAATRAGQPLAEALQEFSSRTDLGPLVRFVDGLIVAVERGTPLAEVLRAQAQDVRDTAKRDLMESAGKKEIGMMVPLVFGVLPLTVVFAVFPGLAAISLGL, encoded by the coding sequence ATGAGCGCGCTGATGGCCAGTGCGGTGGCATGCGGCGCGGTCCTGGGCGGTGGTCTCTGGCTGTTCCTCGTGCGGTTGCCGTTCCTGCGGCCCACCAGCTTTACCGAGCGGATTGCACCGCAGTTGCGGTCCCACAGCCTGGAATCGCGGCTGTTGCGTGCGGCGCCCGGAAACCTGACGCCCTTCGGACCGCTGGAACGAATACTGCGCCCCGTGGTCCAGGACTGGCTCCGGGCGCTGGGCAGGCTTAACCCGGGCTCCGCGGCGCTCAACCGCAGGCTCGCGCGGGCCGGAAGCAGTAAATCATCGGTGGATTTCCGTGCCGAGCAGTTGCTTTGGGCGGCCGGCGGTCTTGTCGCGGCCGGCGTCCTTGTCCTGCTCGGCGGCGCCGCGGGCCGCTTGAATCCGCTGTTCTCCCTGCTGATTGTCCTGGGCGCCGGCCTTGCCGGTTTCCTGTTGCGCGACTACATGCTCGGTGCCCAGGTCAAAAAGCGGGAGGCCCGGATGATGGCCGAGTTTCCCAGCGTCGCGGAACTGATGGCGCTGGCGGTCAGCGCGGGAGAGAGCGCCGCGGCTGCACTCGACCGGGTGTGCCGCAGGACTCACGGGGAGCTGTCAAAGGAGTTCTCCCGTGTGCTTGCCGCCACCCGTGCGGGCCAGCCGCTGGCTGAGGCCCTGCAGGAATTCTCGTCCCGCACCGATCTGGGGCCGCTGGTCCGGTTCGTGGACGGGCTGATCGTCGCAGTGGAGCGGGGGACGCCGCTGGCGGAAGTCCTCCGCGCCCAGGCACAGGATGTCCGCGACACCGCAAAACGCGACCTGATGGAGTCTGCCGGCAAAAAGGAGATCGGCATGATGGTTCCGCTCGTCTTCGGGGTGTTGCCCCTAACCGTGGTGTTCGCCGTCTTTCCGGGGCTGGCAGCCATCAGCCTGGGGCTTTGA
- a CDS encoding type II secretion system F family protein: MAPLLGVLLLGAGLLLVWWSAWEQPPPTRRRPRANRLEDLLRAAGIEKVSRLGLIATCCGMGALVTVVFFAGTRSWPISGCFGLFGGWLPLGIVRWRARKRAAVLRELWPDVVDHLRSAIRAGLSLPEALMQLGDKGPSELRPLFRDFGADYRSGGRFDPALTRLKERLADPVADRIVEALRLTREVGGSDLGRLLGTLAEFLRENARTRSELEARQSWTVNAARLAVAAPWIVLILLASRPEAVAAYNSPAGAAVLAAGLLVSLFSYAIMLRIGALPQDERVLR, from the coding sequence ATGGCACCGCTGCTGGGGGTGCTGCTGCTCGGAGCCGGGCTGCTGCTGGTCTGGTGGTCCGCCTGGGAACAGCCGCCGCCCACCCGGCGCCGGCCAAGAGCGAACCGGCTCGAAGATCTGCTGCGCGCCGCCGGCATTGAAAAGGTCAGCCGTCTGGGCCTGATCGCCACCTGTTGCGGGATGGGAGCCCTTGTCACCGTTGTCTTCTTCGCCGGGACCAGATCGTGGCCGATTTCGGGCTGCTTCGGCCTGTTCGGCGGCTGGCTGCCCCTGGGCATCGTGAGGTGGCGGGCACGTAAGCGGGCAGCGGTGCTCCGGGAGCTGTGGCCCGACGTCGTTGACCACCTTCGCTCGGCCATCCGGGCAGGATTATCGCTTCCGGAGGCCCTGATGCAACTGGGCGACAAAGGGCCGTCCGAGCTGCGCCCGCTGTTCCGCGACTTCGGCGCCGATTACAGGTCCGGCGGCCGGTTCGACCCGGCGCTGACCAGGCTCAAGGAACGGCTCGCGGACCCGGTGGCCGACCGGATCGTCGAAGCGCTCCGGCTGACCCGGGAGGTGGGCGGTTCAGACCTTGGCCGGTTGCTTGGAACGCTGGCCGAGTTTCTTCGGGAGAACGCCCGCACCCGCAGCGAACTGGAGGCGCGGCAGTCGTGGACGGTCAACGCCGCCCGGCTCGCCGTCGCCGCACCGTGGATTGTGCTGATACTGCTTGCGAGCCGCCCCGAAGCGGTGGCCGCCTACAACTCACCCGCCGGCGCAGCGGTGCTGGCAGCCGGGCTGCTCGTCTCGTTGTTTTCCTACGCCATCATGTTACGGATCGGCGCCCTGCCGCAGGACGAACGGGTCCTCCGATGA
- a CDS encoding M23 family metallopeptidase, whose translation MTPLARRTPAREAARRGRLVSAAVALVLAANFGASTPVAFADTLEDQQAALNAEAARVQQSLEFVDAKIAKAAGDLVVYQGQLPGAQQALLDAQGRVAGAVKEVEALAARVDLAQQNKAKITQQLENDKQKITDTKKLIGQIASQAYKSGGVPSNLSLFFGSNQGGSLTDTIDLADQALRSQNSAMDKLSQQNATNVNSQARLQAVEAEITDLKAKADAALAREKAARDEAEAKKAQVDKLIADTNRLNGELQAAKPGIQSQIAQVKARQDSVAAEIVERDRKLREAWEAEQRRIAEAAAAAAAAAARAQGQVQAKPAPYVPAPPGPVSAFALRSPFNGVPITSGFGWRATPPGTIDFYGQGGYMHTGIDFGAACGTPVYAPAAGTIVSAGWGNDGGGNNVKISHGVVQGNSLTTIFYHNTSVAVSVGQQVSQGQLIAYSGTTGNSTGCHSHFETWVNGKAVDPMGLL comes from the coding sequence ATGACACCGCTGGCCCGACGCACCCCTGCCCGCGAGGCCGCCCGCCGCGGCCGCCTGGTCAGTGCTGCCGTGGCGCTGGTGCTCGCCGCGAACTTCGGAGCCTCGACCCCGGTGGCCTTTGCGGACACCCTCGAGGACCAGCAGGCCGCCCTGAACGCCGAGGCGGCCCGGGTGCAGCAGTCCCTCGAGTTCGTTGACGCCAAGATCGCCAAGGCCGCCGGGGACCTCGTGGTCTACCAGGGCCAGCTTCCCGGCGCCCAGCAGGCACTGCTGGACGCCCAGGGCCGGGTTGCCGGCGCGGTCAAAGAGGTCGAGGCTCTTGCCGCACGCGTGGATCTCGCCCAGCAAAACAAGGCAAAGATCACCCAGCAGCTCGAAAACGACAAACAAAAAATCACCGATACCAAGAAGCTGATCGGACAGATCGCCTCCCAGGCGTACAAGTCCGGCGGTGTCCCGTCCAACCTCTCGCTGTTCTTCGGCTCCAACCAGGGCGGCAGCCTCACCGACACGATCGACCTGGCCGACCAGGCCCTGCGCAGCCAGAACTCCGCAATGGACAAGCTCAGCCAGCAGAACGCCACCAATGTGAACTCCCAGGCGCGCCTGCAGGCCGTTGAAGCGGAAATCACGGACCTTAAAGCCAAAGCGGACGCTGCGCTGGCCCGGGAGAAGGCAGCCCGCGATGAAGCCGAGGCCAAGAAGGCCCAGGTGGACAAGCTGATCGCGGACACCAACCGCCTCAACGGTGAGTTGCAGGCCGCCAAACCCGGCATTCAGAGCCAGATCGCACAGGTCAAGGCCCGGCAGGACTCCGTCGCAGCGGAAATCGTCGAACGCGACCGGAAGCTCCGCGAAGCCTGGGAAGCCGAGCAGCGCCGCATTGCTGAGGCCGCGGCCGCCGCCGCTGCGGCGGCAGCCCGCGCCCAGGGCCAGGTACAGGCCAAGCCAGCTCCTTACGTCCCCGCCCCGCCAGGCCCGGTGTCGGCCTTCGCGCTGCGCAGCCCGTTCAACGGCGTCCCGATCACCTCGGGATTCGGCTGGCGCGCGACGCCGCCGGGCACCATCGACTTCTACGGCCAGGGCGGCTACATGCACACCGGGATCGACTTCGGGGCCGCCTGCGGCACCCCGGTGTACGCCCCGGCAGCCGGCACCATCGTCTCGGCCGGGTGGGGAAACGACGGCGGCGGCAACAACGTGAAGATCTCGCACGGCGTGGTCCAGGGCAACTCGCTGACCACCATCTTCTACCACAACACCTCCGTGGCGGTCTCGGTCGGCCAGCAGGTCAGCCAGGGCCAGCTGATCGCCTACTCCGGAACAACCGGCAACTCCACCGGCTGCCACTCCCACTTCGAGACGTGGGTCAACGGCAAGGCCGTGGACCCGATGGGGCTGCTCTAG
- the ftsE gene encoding cell division ATP-binding protein FtsE yields the protein MIRFENVTKVYDQKARPALDSINLEINRGEFAFLVGASGSGKSTFLRLVLKEDRASSGAVYVAGQNVAKISSWRVPRLRRGIGVVFQDFRLLPQKTVFANVAFAMQVIGRSRSVIRETVPEVLKTVGLEGKENRLPHELSGGEQQRVAIARAVVNRPGILLADEPTGNLDPTTSMGIMGVLDKINQNGTTVVMATHDDDIVNEMRKRVVELRNGVVIRDEAKALYTSMIPVVGQSRRLRDASGREHAGEAQL from the coding sequence ATGATTCGTTTCGAAAATGTCACCAAGGTCTACGACCAGAAGGCGCGGCCAGCGCTTGATTCGATCAACCTTGAGATCAACCGGGGCGAGTTTGCCTTCCTCGTGGGAGCCTCCGGCTCCGGAAAGTCCACCTTTCTGCGGCTTGTGCTGAAAGAGGACCGCGCCTCCTCGGGCGCCGTGTACGTCGCCGGCCAGAACGTGGCCAAAATTTCCAGCTGGCGGGTGCCGCGGCTGCGCCGGGGCATCGGCGTCGTGTTCCAGGACTTCCGCCTGCTGCCCCAGAAGACCGTGTTCGCCAATGTCGCCTTCGCCATGCAGGTCATCGGCCGCAGCCGCAGCGTCATCCGCGAAACGGTCCCCGAAGTCCTCAAAACCGTCGGCCTCGAAGGCAAGGAAAACCGGCTGCCGCACGAACTCTCCGGCGGTGAGCAGCAGCGCGTGGCGATCGCCCGCGCCGTGGTGAACCGCCCCGGGATCCTGCTGGCCGACGAGCCCACGGGTAACCTGGACCCGACCACGTCCATGGGCATCATGGGCGTGCTCGACAAAATCAACCAGAACGGCACCACCGTGGTGATGGCCACCCACGACGACGACATCGTCAACGAGATGCGCAAACGCGTGGTCGAACTGCGCAACGGCGTGGTGATCCGCGATGAGGCCAAGGCCCTGTACACCTCGATGATCCCGGTGGTGGGCCAGTCCCGCCGGCTGCGCGACGCGAGCGGCCGCGAGCACGCCGGGGAGGCCCAGCTGTGA
- a CDS encoding CpaF family protein has translation MLFPSEVFVARNGESELTSVALTEQQVRDLVERMLKSSGRRLDLSSPFVDAALPDGSRLHVVIPDVTRRHWAINIRKFVVKASRLEHLVELGTLTPQSARFLGAAVASGLNILVSGATQAGKTTMLNCLAASIGTRERVVTVEEIFELQFPLRDVVGLQCRQPNLEGEGEIPLRRLVKEALRMRPDRLVVGEVREAESLDMLIALNSGMPGMCTVHANSAHDAVTKICTLPLLAGENIASAFVVPTVASCIDLVVHCSRHANGRRQVTEILSLGRRVENGVIESSMVFEASGGELRPRPSSMPAAEKFARAGYDVAALLEQH, from the coding sequence ATGTTGTTCCCAAGCGAGGTCTTCGTCGCGCGCAACGGTGAATCAGAACTGACCTCCGTCGCGTTGACGGAGCAGCAGGTCCGCGACCTCGTCGAACGCATGCTCAAAAGCTCGGGCCGGCGGCTGGACCTGTCCTCGCCCTTCGTCGATGCAGCGCTGCCCGACGGCTCACGCCTGCACGTGGTGATCCCCGATGTCACGCGGCGGCACTGGGCCATCAACATCCGCAAATTCGTGGTCAAGGCCAGCCGACTCGAGCACCTCGTGGAACTGGGAACGCTCACTCCGCAATCGGCACGCTTCCTCGGCGCGGCCGTGGCCAGCGGACTCAACATCCTGGTCTCCGGCGCCACCCAGGCAGGCAAGACCACCATGCTGAACTGCCTCGCCGCCAGCATCGGCACCCGCGAGCGCGTCGTCACGGTAGAGGAGATTTTCGAACTCCAGTTCCCCCTCCGCGACGTCGTGGGCCTGCAGTGCCGGCAACCAAACCTCGAGGGCGAAGGCGAAATCCCGCTCCGCCGCCTCGTAAAGGAAGCACTGCGGATGCGGCCAGACCGCCTGGTGGTGGGCGAAGTCAGGGAAGCCGAAAGTCTGGACATGCTCATCGCCTTGAACTCCGGAATGCCCGGCATGTGCACGGTCCACGCAAACTCTGCGCATGACGCCGTCACCAAAATTTGCACGTTGCCGCTGCTCGCCGGCGAGAACATCGCCAGTGCCTTCGTCGTCCCCACCGTCGCTTCCTGCATCGACCTCGTGGTCCACTGCAGCCGCCACGCGAACGGACGCCGGCAGGTGACGGAAATCCTCTCGCTGGGGCGCCGGGTGGAAAACGGTGTCATCGAATCGTCAATGGTTTTCGAGGCCTCCGGTGGCGAGCTCCGGCCGCGGCCGAGCTCCATGCCCGCCGCGGAAAAGTTCGCGCGTGCCGGCTACGACGTCGCGGCGTTGCTGGAGCAGCACTGA
- the smpB gene encoding SsrA-binding protein SmpB has protein sequence MPKESGRKVVATNRKARHDYHVLDTYEAGIALMGTEVKSLREGHASMVDGFCTFYNDELWMEGIHIPEYHQGSWTNHAARRRRKLLLHREELIKISHKIRESGFTIVPLQLYFVDGRAKVEIGVARGKKEYDKRQTLREQQDKREALRVMRERNRA, from the coding sequence GTGCCTAAAGAAAGTGGCCGGAAAGTAGTGGCCACCAACCGCAAGGCCCGGCACGACTACCACGTCCTGGATACCTACGAAGCCGGCATCGCGTTGATGGGGACCGAGGTGAAGTCCCTGCGCGAGGGCCACGCCTCCATGGTCGATGGCTTCTGCACCTTCTACAACGACGAGTTATGGATGGAAGGCATCCACATCCCCGAGTACCACCAGGGGAGCTGGACCAACCACGCCGCCCGCCGCCGGCGGAAGCTGCTTCTGCACCGTGAAGAGCTGATCAAGATCTCGCACAAGATCCGCGAATCCGGCTTCACCATCGTGCCCCTGCAGCTGTACTTCGTGGACGGCCGGGCGAAGGTGGAAATCGGCGTCGCCCGCGGTAAGAAGGAGTACGACAAGCGCCAGACGCTGCGCGAGCAGCAGGACAAGCGCGAGGCGCTGCGCGTCATGCGGGAGCGCAACCGGGCATGA
- a CDS encoding MFS transporter, which produces MSGNPATAMTSLEKRVLYVAIVASFIAFLDGSVVNLALPAISRELGGGLVVQQWVVDAYLLTLGALILVAGSLSDQFGRVRVLQWGLAGFTLTSVLCGLAWNGESLIVARGLQGVAGALLVPSSLALIVTVFSGQAQSAAIGRWSAWTSGAIVAAPLLGGVSVDVFTWRMIFFLNVVPAAAVWPALRRLREQDLERAPGSTVDITGTVLAVIGLGGIVYAFIERGSLGWGSPQVWLPLGLGVAGLVAFLLHEARTPAPMMPLRLFTIRNFGWGNIATMVIYGALSLGFFVLGLYLQQVAGLGATAAGFALLPSTLILLLLSARVGTLSGRFGPRWFMTAGPVLCAAGFLMLLGVGLPLDYFAQVFPGMVVFGIGLAVTVAPLTAAILGAVDPEEAGIGSAVNNAVARIAGLVAIAFAGLITGPVITTAGLHATAAVTAALFLAGAAASAVGIRNPQPNSGTSGDSEASGDGVDGGGAPAAA; this is translated from the coding sequence ATGTCCGGCAACCCCGCCACAGCCATGACGAGCCTTGAGAAACGCGTGCTCTACGTGGCGATTGTCGCCTCCTTCATCGCTTTTCTGGACGGCTCGGTGGTTAATCTGGCCCTGCCCGCGATCAGCCGGGAGCTCGGCGGCGGGCTGGTGGTCCAGCAGTGGGTCGTGGACGCCTACCTGCTCACCCTGGGGGCACTGATTCTCGTCGCCGGGTCACTGTCGGACCAGTTCGGCCGGGTACGGGTCCTGCAGTGGGGCCTTGCCGGGTTCACTCTTACGTCGGTGCTGTGCGGCCTCGCCTGGAACGGCGAGTCGCTGATCGTGGCGCGTGGGCTGCAGGGCGTCGCGGGGGCCCTGTTGGTGCCGAGTTCACTGGCGCTGATCGTGACGGTGTTCAGCGGCCAGGCCCAGTCGGCGGCGATCGGGAGATGGTCGGCGTGGACCTCGGGGGCGATCGTCGCGGCCCCGCTGCTCGGCGGGGTCTCGGTGGATGTGTTCACGTGGCGGATGATTTTCTTCCTCAACGTCGTTCCTGCCGCCGCGGTCTGGCCTGCGCTTCGCCGGCTGCGGGAACAGGACCTCGAACGCGCGCCCGGCAGTACCGTCGACATCACCGGGACGGTCCTGGCGGTCATCGGCCTTGGCGGTATTGTCTACGCGTTCATCGAACGCGGCAGCCTGGGCTGGGGGTCCCCGCAGGTCTGGCTGCCGCTGGGCCTTGGCGTAGCCGGCCTCGTCGCGTTCCTGCTGCACGAGGCGCGCACCCCGGCGCCGATGATGCCGCTGCGGCTCTTTACCATCCGCAATTTCGGCTGGGGCAACATTGCCACCATGGTGATCTATGGGGCACTCAGTCTGGGCTTCTTCGTCCTGGGACTGTACCTGCAGCAAGTTGCCGGCCTCGGTGCCACCGCGGCCGGGTTCGCCCTGCTGCCCTCCACCCTGATCCTGCTGCTGCTCTCCGCCCGCGTCGGAACCCTTTCCGGCCGCTTTGGTCCGCGCTGGTTCATGACCGCGGGACCGGTGCTGTGCGCGGCGGGCTTCCTGATGCTGCTCGGCGTCGGCCTGCCGCTGGACTACTTCGCGCAGGTCTTTCCCGGAATGGTGGTCTTCGGGATCGGCCTGGCCGTGACGGTAGCGCCCTTGACTGCGGCCATCCTCGGCGCGGTGGATCCCGAAGAGGCCGGGATCGGGTCGGCCGTGAACAACGCCGTCGCCCGCATCGCCGGCCTGGTGGCCATTGCGTTTGCCGGGCTCATTACCGGGCCGGTGATTACGACGGCGGGTCTGCACGCCACGGCGGCGGTCACTGCTGCGCTTTTTCTCGCCGGTGCCGCCGCGTCCGCCGTCGGCATCCGTAATCCGCAACCAAACAGCGGGACCAGCGGCGACAGCGAAGCAAGCGGCGACGGCGTCGACGGCGGGGGAGCGCCCGCCGCGGCTTAG
- the prfB gene encoding peptide chain release factor 2 produces MANIDFPAEIRALRATYASIENVSNVEALKEDIAELSERAGEPNLWDDPSAAQVITSKLSHKQSELERLNKLAARIDDLEVLVELGQDEDDADSMGEAATELDSVRKALSELEVVTLLSGEFDEREAVVTIRAGAGGVDAADFAEMLLRMYLRWAERHGYPTTIMDTSYAEEAGLKSATFEVKAPYAFGTLSVEAGTHRLVRISPFDNQGRRQTSFAAVEVIPLIEQTDSIDIPDNEIRVDVFRSSGPGGQSVNTTDSAVRLTHIPTGTVVSMQNEKSQLQNRAAALRVLQSRLLLLKKEQEDAEKKAFAGDVKASWGDQMRSYVLNPYQMVKDLRTEHEVGNTSAVFDGEIDDFIDAGIRWRTDNRNAEK; encoded by the coding sequence ATGGCTAACATTGATTTTCCCGCAGAAATCCGCGCGCTGCGCGCCACCTACGCCTCGATTGAGAACGTCTCCAACGTTGAGGCGCTGAAGGAAGACATCGCCGAGTTGAGCGAACGCGCCGGCGAGCCGAACTTGTGGGACGACCCTTCCGCAGCCCAGGTCATCACCTCCAAGCTCTCGCACAAGCAGTCCGAACTGGAGCGGCTGAACAAGCTGGCCGCCCGGATCGACGACCTGGAAGTGCTCGTGGAGCTCGGCCAGGACGAGGACGACGCCGACTCCATGGGTGAAGCCGCCACGGAGCTCGATTCCGTCCGGAAGGCACTGAGCGAACTCGAGGTGGTGACGCTGCTTTCGGGTGAGTTTGACGAGCGCGAAGCCGTGGTCACCATCCGGGCCGGCGCCGGGGGAGTGGACGCCGCCGACTTCGCCGAGATGCTGCTGCGGATGTACTTGCGCTGGGCCGAACGCCACGGCTACCCGACCACCATCATGGACACCTCCTACGCGGAAGAAGCCGGACTCAAATCCGCCACCTTCGAAGTGAAGGCACCGTATGCCTTCGGCACCCTGAGCGTCGAGGCCGGCACCCACCGGCTGGTCCGGATCAGCCCGTTCGACAACCAGGGCCGCCGGCAGACCTCCTTTGCCGCCGTCGAGGTCATTCCGCTGATTGAACAGACCGACTCCATCGACATTCCGGACAACGAAATCCGGGTCGACGTCTTCCGCTCCTCCGGCCCGGGCGGCCAGTCGGTGAACACCACCGACTCCGCGGTGCGCCTGACCCACATCCCCACCGGCACGGTGGTGTCCATGCAGAACGAAAAGTCGCAGCTGCAAAACCGGGCCGCCGCCCTGCGCGTCCTGCAGTCCCGGCTGCTGCTGCTCAAGAAGGAACAAGAGGACGCCGAGAAGAAGGCATTCGCCGGCGACGTGAAGGCGTCCTGGGGCGACCAGATGCGCTCCTACGTGCTCAACCCGTACCAGATGGTCAAGGACCTCCGCACCGAACACGAGGTCGGCAACACCTCCGCGGTGTTCGACGGCGAGATCGACGATTTCATCGACGCGGGGATCCGCTGGCGCACCGACAACCGCAACGCCGAAAAGTAA
- a CDS encoding pilus assembly protein TadG-related protein, producing the protein MTARAPHPAEAGPSEGGPSDTGPSEAGQLMVLIIGYVLLALLVTTVVAAASSVYIEHKKLLSLADGASVAAADSFTLGELDTAAGSPTAVLSAGRVRGTAVDYLNRDGAFGRFSGLTVAPDTGSPDGATAVVVLSAAVHPPIINFLVPDGIRIEATSTARSRLTR; encoded by the coding sequence ATGACCGCCCGGGCTCCGCACCCCGCCGAAGCCGGTCCGTCGGAGGGCGGTCCCTCCGACACCGGCCCGTCGGAGGCCGGCCAGCTGATGGTGCTGATCATCGGGTACGTGCTGCTGGCCCTGCTCGTCACAACCGTGGTCGCCGCCGCCTCCAGCGTGTACATCGAACACAAGAAGCTGCTGTCCCTGGCGGACGGTGCCTCGGTCGCCGCCGCTGACAGTTTCACCCTCGGCGAGCTGGACACTGCGGCAGGAAGCCCGACCGCCGTTCTCAGCGCCGGCCGGGTCCGCGGGACCGCCGTCGACTACCTCAACCGCGACGGCGCCTTCGGCCGGTTCAGCGGCCTTACCGTCGCCCCGGACACCGGGAGCCCCGACGGTGCCACCGCCGTCGTCGTCCTCAGCGCCGCGGTCCATCCGCCGATCATCAACTTCCTGGTCCCAGACGGCATCCGGATCGAGGCGACGTCGACGGCGAGGTCCCGGCTGACGCGCTGA
- a CDS encoding TadE family protein, giving the protein MDFVLVGALLTLFFLGIIQLALVLHVRNTLVDAAASGARYGTLADRNAADARERTAQLIGVALTSEFARDVSTAETTYAGIRTLEVTVRAPLPVIGLIGPREMLEVKGHAALQP; this is encoded by the coding sequence GTGGATTTCGTCCTGGTCGGCGCCCTGCTCACACTTTTTTTCTTGGGAATCATCCAGCTGGCCCTCGTCCTGCACGTCCGGAACACGCTGGTCGACGCCGCTGCCTCCGGCGCCCGGTACGGCACGCTGGCCGACCGCAACGCCGCGGATGCGAGGGAACGCACCGCGCAGCTGATCGGCGTCGCCCTCACCTCCGAGTTCGCCCGGGACGTCAGCACAGCGGAGACCACCTACGCCGGCATCCGCACCCTCGAGGTGACTGTGCGCGCACCGCTGCCGGTCATCGGGCTGATCGGGCCCCGCGAAATGCTGGAGGTGAAAGGGCATGCCGCCCTCCAGCCTTAG
- a CDS encoding HK97 family phage prohead protease, with translation MMREQEIRSTEHVVEFRAGGTTTTGLGVLTGLIVFNKRSVNLGGFVEVVDPKAFNKTLADRVPVMARFNHDSNLPLGTTTAGTLRLKVQRDGLRYEVDLPDTGAGRDVKALAERGDLRASSFAFRAVEDDWGFTEDNTPLRTLKSVKLVDVAPVMEPAYPDSTTGMRSLADRLGVPFADVERAAAEGELRLLAARAGLPTRTTQKAEPAGPTIAELRRRLDAGLFSG, from the coding sequence ATGATGCGCGAGCAGGAAATTCGAAGCACCGAGCACGTTGTGGAATTCCGGGCCGGTGGGACCACCACCACCGGCCTCGGGGTTCTCACCGGGCTCATTGTGTTCAACAAGCGGAGCGTGAACCTGGGCGGATTTGTCGAGGTAGTGGACCCGAAGGCGTTCAACAAGACGCTTGCGGACCGCGTGCCCGTCATGGCCCGCTTCAACCACGACAGCAACCTTCCCCTCGGAACTACAACCGCCGGAACCCTCCGGCTGAAAGTCCAGCGGGACGGCCTCCGGTACGAAGTGGATTTGCCGGACACCGGAGCGGGCCGGGACGTGAAAGCCCTGGCCGAGCGGGGTGACCTTCGGGCCTCGTCGTTCGCATTCCGCGCGGTCGAGGACGACTGGGGCTTCACCGAAGACAACACACCGCTTCGAACGCTCAAAAGCGTCAAGCTCGTGGACGTGGCGCCGGTCATGGAGCCCGCGTATCCGGACTCGACTACCGGGATGCGTTCGCTGGCGGACCGTCTCGGAGTGCCGTTCGCTGACGTTGAACGGGCTGCGGCCGAGGGTGAATTGCGGCTCCTGGCCGCGCGTGCCGGTTTGCCGACACGGACCACGCAGAAGGCGGAACCGGCCGGGCCGACTATCGCCGAACTGCGCCGCCGTCTCGATGCCGGCTTATTTTCGGGATAG